A region of Paraburkholderia largidicola DNA encodes the following proteins:
- a CDS encoding DUF4238 domain-containing protein, protein MQQIKRHHFVPKAYLNAFCDPSGRLLVYRKDAPWNPLRQTPDATQFRRYYYSQPTPDGSRDNNTLEALFSTVESEWPTTVEKLKRRENANDRLNNIFEFMALQRARVPAARDLAEATLAQALKDTMKVMLANGDLPPPPPSLDDVQTQIQVSIDPHKSIQAMVDLIQGMGPLYRMLGISAVHNNTGRPFLTSDNPVIWFDPSLPFNLQRPYTIDRERGPVCLFFPISPKLALVGSTEYKDTFALHGLKHSDVPNEDWVDLMNAQVCRFAYEAVIATSRGQEETISEFAHISPVHEAMPLRVGKGILTIHRQVFGPRTDKPKWRDKE, encoded by the coding sequence ATGCAACAGATAAAACGTCACCATTTCGTTCCAAAAGCCTATCTCAACGCTTTTTGTGACCCAAGCGGGCGTCTCCTCGTGTATCGGAAGGACGCCCCCTGGAATCCATTACGGCAGACCCCCGATGCCACACAATTTCGTCGCTACTATTACTCACAACCAACGCCCGACGGTAGCCGCGATAACAATACGTTGGAAGCATTATTCTCGACCGTAGAAAGCGAGTGGCCAACGACGGTTGAGAAACTCAAACGGCGTGAAAACGCAAACGACAGGTTGAACAATATCTTTGAGTTCATGGCGCTACAGCGCGCCCGTGTCCCGGCAGCGAGAGACCTCGCGGAAGCAACACTGGCACAGGCACTGAAAGACACCATGAAGGTTATGCTGGCGAATGGCGATCTCCCTCCACCTCCGCCAAGCCTTGACGATGTTCAGACCCAGATTCAGGTTTCTATAGACCCGCACAAGAGTATCCAAGCGATGGTCGATCTCATTCAGGGGATGGGTCCGTTGTATCGAATGCTCGGGATATCGGCCGTTCATAACAACACAGGGCGTCCATTCCTAACCAGCGACAACCCAGTTATTTGGTTCGATCCGTCACTGCCATTTAATTTGCAACGCCCCTACACAATCGATCGCGAGCGTGGGCCTGTTTGTCTATTCTTCCCTATTAGCCCGAAGCTGGCGCTGGTCGGATCGACTGAGTATAAGGACACGTTCGCTCTGCACGGACTAAAGCACAGTGACGTGCCTAACGAAGACTGGGTGGACCTAATGAATGCCCAAGTGTGTCGGTTCGCTTACGAAGCCGTGATCGCAACAAGCAGAGGTCAAGAAGAAACAATTTCTGAGTTCGCGCATATCTCGCCTGTCCACGAAGCAATGCCACTCAGAGTCGGCAAGGGAATCTTGACCATTCATCGCCAGGTTTTTGGACCTCGCACAGATAAACCCAAGTGGCGTGACAAGGAATAG
- a CDS encoding DUF6602 domain-containing protein: MLQETSHLHPDNGGKENELLWVEFFRKIIPNEFAIVHGGRIIGPDGEPWPQLDILILRPGAEKRLDAHGYYPSSTVLAAFECKLSLKAAHIKEAAENAALIKRMTGDFSYSTIDDAIGTDFPYYGLIGTGLARGLSWDLNELKSKVLDVCALYHPKLALDFIFINDFSCLNVSFQVDQFEEDFLDCGVRSGNFYDPKIDAINIPIIGLSLFLTRLISKVKPEYVYLAEQYEFYERCVVTMFRRAFEICRSEEGIRLV; the protein is encoded by the coding sequence TTGCTTCAGGAGACAAGCCATCTGCATCCAGATAATGGTGGAAAAGAAAACGAACTACTTTGGGTTGAGTTTTTTCGGAAAATAATCCCAAATGAATTTGCCATTGTCCATGGCGGACGAATCATTGGTCCGGATGGTGAGCCTTGGCCGCAACTGGATATTTTAATATTAAGGCCAGGTGCTGAAAAAAGATTGGATGCACATGGATATTATCCAAGTTCCACAGTGCTCGCAGCGTTTGAGTGTAAACTATCCCTGAAGGCTGCGCATATCAAAGAGGCCGCAGAGAATGCCGCGTTAATCAAGAGGATGACGGGCGATTTCAGCTATTCGACCATCGATGACGCTATAGGCACTGATTTCCCATACTATGGATTGATCGGTACCGGTTTGGCACGGGGTCTAAGTTGGGATTTGAACGAACTTAAATCTAAGGTCCTTGATGTATGTGCGCTTTATCATCCGAAACTTGCTCTTGATTTCATCTTCATAAATGATTTTTCATGTTTGAATGTTTCTTTTCAGGTGGATCAGTTTGAAGAAGATTTCTTAGATTGTGGTGTTCGAAGCGGGAATTTTTATGATCCAAAAATCGATGCAATTAATATTCCAATAATTGGACTATCTTTGTTTCTCACGCGGCTAATTTCGAAAGTAAAGCCGGAATATGTCTATTTGGCAGAGCAATATGAATTCTATGAGAGATGTGTTGTGACTATGTTTAGGCGAGCATTTGAGATATGTAGAAGTGAGGAAGGAATTAGACTCGTTTGA